The following coding sequences are from one Acidobacteriota bacterium window:
- a CDS encoding 30S ribosomal protein S12 has product MPTINQLVRKGRQRVKYKTASPALQANPQKRGVCTRVYTSTPKKPNSALRKVARVRLTNQIEVTTYIPGIGHNLQEHSIVLIRGGRVKDLPGVRYHVIRGTLDASGVANRNQARSKYGAKRPKGAK; this is encoded by the coding sequence ATGCCGACTATAAATCAATTGGTTCGCAAAGGACGCCAGAGGGTCAAGTACAAAACGGCCAGCCCCGCACTGCAGGCCAACCCGCAGAAGCGTGGAGTTTGCACGCGTGTTTACACCTCGACACCGAAGAAGCCGAACTCGGCACTTCGTAAGGTCGCACGTGTACGCCTTACAAACCAGATCGAGGTGACGACCTACATTCCGGGTATCGGCCACAACCTGCAGGAGCACTCGATCGTGCTCATCCGCGGCGGCCGTGTAAAGGATCTTCCGGGTGTGCGTTATCACGTCATTCGCGGAACGCTCGACGCCTCAGGCGTCGCAAACCGCAATCAGGCCCGTTCGAAGTACGGTGCGAAGCGTCCGAAGGGAGCGAAATAG
- the tuf gene encoding elongation factor Tu, translating into MSKEKFDRSKPHVNIGTIGHVDHGKTTLTAAITKVMSKHNPKMIVRAFDSIDNAPEEKARGITIATAHVEYETANRHYAHVDCPGHADYVKNMITGAAQMDGAILVVAATDGPMPQTREHILLGRQVGVPSMVVFMNKVDMVDDEELLELVEMEVRELLSSYEFPGDDIPVVRGSALKALEGDPAWEPKIDELMQAVDDYIPTPARETDKPFLMPVEDIFTIQGRGTVATGRIERGVINVNEPVEIVGIKDTRNSVVTGVEMFKKLLDSGMAGDNVGLLLRGVERKEIERGQVIAKPGSITPHTKFKAEVYVLTKEEGGRHTTFFTGYRPQFYFRTTDVTGVANLPTGVEMVMPGDNIQMEIELIAPIAMEKGLRFAIREGGRTVGAGTVSEIVE; encoded by the coding sequence ATGAGCAAAGAGAAATTCGACCGGAGCAAGCCGCACGTGAACATTGGGACCATTGGGCACGTGGACCACGGCAAGACGACATTGACGGCAGCGATCACGAAGGTGATGTCGAAGCACAATCCGAAGATGATCGTGCGGGCATTTGATTCGATCGACAACGCGCCAGAAGAGAAGGCACGTGGTATCACGATCGCGACGGCCCACGTTGAATATGAGACGGCGAACCGCCACTACGCCCACGTTGACTGCCCGGGCCACGCTGACTATGTGAAGAACATGATCACGGGAGCGGCGCAGATGGACGGAGCGATTCTAGTGGTGGCAGCGACGGACGGCCCGATGCCGCAGACCCGCGAGCACATCCTGCTCGGCCGCCAGGTCGGTGTTCCGTCGATGGTCGTGTTCATGAACAAAGTGGACATGGTCGATGACGAGGAACTGCTTGAGCTGGTCGAGATGGAAGTGCGTGAGCTTCTCTCAAGCTACGAGTTCCCGGGCGACGACATCCCGGTCGTTAGAGGCTCGGCCCTGAAGGCACTCGAAGGCGACCCGGCATGGGAGCCGAAGATCGACGAACTGATGCAGGCGGTGGATGACTACATCCCGACACCTGCCCGCGAGACGGACAAGCCGTTCCTGATGCCGGTCGAAGACATCTTCACCATTCAGGGCCGCGGCACGGTCGCAACGGGAAGGATCGAACGCGGCGTCATCAACGTCAACGAACCGGTCGAGATCGTCGGTATCAAAGATACCCGCAACTCGGTCGTGACCGGCGTCGAGATGTTCAAGAAGCTTCTCGATTCGGGAATGGCAGGCGACAACGTCGGGCTGCTGCTCCGCGGTGTTGAGCGTAAAGAGATCGAACGCGGACAGGTCATCGCCAAACCGGGCTCGATCACGCCGCACACCAAGTTCAAGGCCGAGGTGTACGTCCTGACAAAAGAAGAAGGCGGCCGCCACACCACGTTCTTTACGGGATACCGTCCGCAGTTCTACTTCCGCACAACGGATGTGACGGGAGTCGCGAACCTGCCGACGGGCGTCGAAATGGTGATGCCGGGCGATAACATCCAGATGGAGATCGAACTGATCGCCCCGATCGCGATGGAAAAGGGACTCCGCTTCGCTATCCGCGAAGGCGGCCGCACAGTAGGTGCCGGAACCGTCTCGGAGATCGTTGAATAA
- the rpsG gene encoding 30S ribosomal protein S7: MARRRVATRREILPDPIYGSTLVTKFINGMMWEGKKSTAEAIFYSAMDKIGEKTGEEPLKVFKKAVETVAPAVEVKSRRIGGATYQVPLEVSRDRRYALAIRWIVGNSRNRSEKTMKDRLVGELLDSTQGRGGAVKKKDDVHRMAEANKAFAHYRF; this comes from the coding sequence ATGGCAAGAAGAAGAGTTGCGACACGACGAGAGATACTGCCGGATCCGATCTACGGAAGCACGCTGGTGACCAAGTTCATCAACGGCATGATGTGGGAAGGCAAAAAGAGCACGGCCGAGGCCATCTTTTACAGCGCGATGGATAAGATCGGCGAAAAGACGGGCGAAGAGCCGCTAAAGGTCTTCAAGAAAGCCGTTGAGACCGTCGCTCCGGCCGTTGAGGTCAAATCACGGCGTATCGGTGGTGCCACATATCAGGTGCCGCTTGAGGTCAGCCGGGACCGACGCTATGCCCTTGCGATCCGCTGGATCGTCGGCAACTCGCGTAACCGAAGCGAAAAGACAATGAAAGACCGCCTCGTCGGCGAACTTTTGGATTCAACTCAGGGCCGCGGCGGAGCTGTTAAGAAGAAGGACGACGTCCACCGCATGGCCGAGGCGAACAAGGCGTTCGCACATTATAGATTTTAG
- the fusA gene encoding elongation factor G, with protein MANISLDKFRNIGIMAHIDAGKTTTTERVLFYTGVSHKIGEVHEGTATMDWMEQEQERGITITSAATTCFWKRNGVEHRINIIDTPGHVDFTMEVERSLRVLDGAVAVFDGVAGVEPQSETVWRQADKYKVPRLCFINKLDRAGASFERSFDSILTRLGANAVALQIPIGLEDQLKGVIDLIEMKGLIWNDETKGAEYEVVDIPADLVDSAKAWREKLVEAVSGIDDELMMKYLEGEEVTADEIRKGLRKGTLELKIVPVVTGSAFKNKGVQTLLDAVVDFLPSPLDIEAVEGINPKTDESEPRPADPKAPFSGLVFKLMADKHLGQLAFVRIYSGTVNSGSYVYNTIKNTKERVGRLMLMHANKREDVETASAGEIVAIGGMKNVTTGDTISDETKQIILESMEFPDPVVRVAVEPKTRADQDKMGVALNRLAQEDPSFQVSTDHETGQTIIAGMGELHLEIIVDRMKREFSVEANVGKPQVAYRETITMGAPGKEIFKKQSGGRGQFGHVELEIEPAPGEGFVFEDKITGGAIPRQFIKPVSEGIRDAMRRGYLAGYELVDIKARLVFGSYHEVDSDERSFHIAGSLAFQDAVKKAKPVLLEPIMKVEVVTPEEYMGAVNGDLNRRRGQIEKMEPRPGNVSVVTAFVPLSEMFGYTTDLRSATQGRATSSMHFERYAEAPRNVAEEIIAKVKGASS; from the coding sequence ATGGCTAACATTAGCTTAGACAAATTTAGAAACATCGGGATCATGGCCCACATCGACGCGGGCAAGACCACGACGACCGAGCGCGTCCTTTTCTATACGGGCGTTTCGCACAAGATCGGCGAGGTCCACGAAGGCACCGCGACGATGGACTGGATGGAGCAGGAGCAGGAACGCGGCATCACCATCACATCCGCGGCCACGACCTGTTTCTGGAAGCGAAATGGCGTTGAGCACCGCATCAATATCATTGATACGCCGGGCCACGTTGATTTTACGATGGAGGTCGAGCGTTCGCTGCGTGTTCTTGATGGAGCGGTCGCCGTTTTTGACGGCGTCGCCGGTGTCGAGCCGCAGTCCGAGACAGTTTGGCGTCAGGCCGATAAATATAAGGTCCCGCGTCTTTGCTTCATCAATAAGCTCGACCGTGCAGGTGCCTCATTTGAACGCAGTTTTGATTCGATCCTTACCCGCCTCGGCGCAAATGCCGTCGCACTTCAGATACCCATCGGTTTAGAAGATCAGCTCAAGGGCGTCATCGACCTGATCGAAATGAAGGGCCTAATCTGGAATGATGAGACCAAGGGAGCGGAGTACGAGGTTGTCGATATCCCGGCCGATCTCGTCGATTCAGCAAAAGCTTGGCGTGAAAAGCTTGTCGAGGCCGTTTCGGGCATTGATGACGAGCTGATGATGAAGTACCTCGAAGGCGAGGAAGTTACCGCCGACGAGATCCGCAAGGGGCTTCGCAAGGGCACGCTCGAGCTCAAGATCGTTCCGGTCGTTACCGGTTCGGCATTTAAGAACAAAGGCGTTCAGACGCTTCTTGATGCTGTTGTAGATTTTCTCCCGAGCCCACTGGATATTGAGGCCGTCGAGGGAATTAACCCCAAGACCGATGAGTCCGAGCCGCGTCCGGCAGACCCGAAGGCACCGTTCTCGGGCCTCGTGTTCAAGCTGATGGCCGATAAGCACCTTGGCCAGCTCGCCTTTGTCCGCATCTATTCAGGCACCGTCAATTCAGGCTCCTACGTTTACAACACGATCAAGAATACGAAAGAGCGCGTCGGCCGTTTGATGCTCATGCACGCCAATAAGCGTGAGGACGTCGAAACCGCATCGGCAGGCGAGATCGTCGCGATCGGTGGTATGAAGAATGTCACGACGGGCGACACCATCTCGGACGAAACGAAACAGATCATTCTCGAATCGATGGAATTCCCCGATCCGGTCGTTCGTGTTGCGGTCGAACCGAAAACACGTGCTGACCAGGATAAAATGGGCGTCGCGCTTAACCGCCTCGCTCAGGAAGACCCGTCGTTCCAGGTTTCTACCGACCACGAAACGGGCCAGACCATCATCGCCGGCATGGGCGAACTTCACCTTGAGATCATCGTTGACCGCATGAAGCGTGAGTTCAGCGTCGAGGCGAATGTCGGTAAGCCGCAGGTCGCCTACCGAGAGACCATTACGATGGGAGCTCCCGGCAAAGAGATCTTTAAGAAGCAGTCCGGCGGCCGCGGCCAGTTTGGCCACGTCGAGCTTGAGATCGAGCCCGCACCGGGCGAAGGCTTTGTTTTCGAAGATAAGATCACAGGCGGAGCGATCCCGCGTCAGTTCATCAAGCCGGTCTCGGAAGGCATCAGGGACGCGATGCGTCGCGGTTACCTTGCAGGCTATGAGCTTGTTGATATCAAGGCGAGGCTCGTTTTCGGTTCGTATCACGAAGTTGACTCGGACGAGCGTTCATTCCACATCGCCGGTTCGCTTGCGTTTCAGGACGCAGTGAAAAAGGCAAAGCCGGTCCTGCTCGAACCGATCATGAAGGTCGAGGTCGTGACGCCGGAAGAATATATGGGTGCGGTCAATGGCGACCTTAATCGCCGCCGCGGCCAGATCGAGAAGATGGAACCGCGTCCGGGCAATGTCTCGGTCGTGACGGCCTTCGTCCCGCTTTCAGAGATGTTCGGCTATACGACCGACCTCCGTTCGGCTACCCAGGGACGGGCGACCTCGAGCATGCACTTTGAGCGTTATGCCGAGGCTCCGAGGAACGTCGCTGAGGAGATCATCGCGAAAGTAAAGGGAGCAAGTAGTTAG